AACTATGTGATAGACTATGGTAATCCCTCTAATGGTCAATGTACGATGAAGACTGCTTACTGTTCAGTAATTTAAATGTGGAAAATCGACAAACATTAAAGCAGACATTACTAATGTAATGTTGGTTGTTGGCATCATTCTAGGGTTTATCTGGAGGGCCAATACGGAAAGTATTTCTTTTttaaaaacggagggagtagaaaATTGAGATCAGAAAACAATGTCGTCAGACCCGTGTGATATTGAGGTCTCCTTCTCACATTTTTAACCGATGGTGAGCATGCCGAAATTGTGGCTTTGAAAATGGTAGTTTAATGGGCTCAAAGACTCGAAAGTAGAGAAAATTGTGTTTGTTGGTGATTCTAAATTTCTACAAtgattttttttgggaccatgaaaTTTTTGAAAGGGACCGTTCTTTCATTTTTGTAAGGTCATTATAAAGTAGAATTATCCACATATTTTTGTCAATGACTAACATACCcttatattattttaattatttttttcaaattcattttttttacttttttttatagaaatatttaattattttttttttgatttttttattaggTTTGGGTaggttagaatttttttttcttagccGAGTTCGGCTAGAGTTTTTTTTCTAGTTGAATTTAATGGAAATAATTTAAAAGTAATTTGAAGAAGGGAAAGGATTCCGTAACTTAAAATATTTGATTTAACTTATGACTTAATTTTCTGGCCTTGGATGATGTTATATCTGACCATATAAATAATATGCTATATATGTGGATTTTACTCAGTCGGCTCAAGCCAAGCCaaaatctttatggtttatattTACCGTGTATCTCAAAACATGCTATGAAATCTCCATTCAAttcataatcttcttcttcttcgtcgtcAAGAATTCGTACAAGTTCTACAGATTCTTCATCTACTTATCAAGTTATGATTCAAAACAGGGGACTAAATCATTTTTAGAGAGACAATAATAATTAAAAGGATTATCATATGATTTTGGAAATTGAGGATATAGGTTTGATTTAAAAGAGGGACCGATTTATTTGAGAGCTGATTGTTAAATTTATCGTCCGATTTATAAGTTTTGTCAGGATGATAAATTATGGAATCCCAATCTGTGATGCTATAaaagtattatttatttatttttgaagaaaATAGCAACTTTTATTAAAAAACCAACAGGATCACAGGACTTAAGAACTCTAGCAGACATATAATGCAAGACTCCAACTCACTGCAAAGAGACAATCACCCATTACAATACTCAAAACACACCTAATAGACATCAACAACTAATCCCTTTAACATCCTTGAGTATATAAGCAAAAGAAAATCTGGAGGATGGAGAGACCGCTGCTGAGTACAATATTTAGACGAGCATGCTTTGCTATAGCATCAGCTGCTCTATTACATGTCCTAAAGACAAACTGAACATAAATATCAAACAAACCTTGGAAAATGCATAAGCATTCATTCAAAAGATATTAATCTTCCCACCTAGTGTTTTCTATCTTTTGATATTGCATTGCTTCCATAATAGTTTTATTGTCACCTTCCACCATTACCTTACTTAGATTCTTATCTTTGATCCATTGAGCAACCTTCTTTAAAGCTAACACCTCAGCTTGGTCTACTTCCCTTGCTCTTCTAGTCCAGGCCATGGCTCCCATGAACTCTCCTAGATGGTTCCGAACCACAAAAGCAAGAACATAAAAATTAGTACCAGGAATAATTGAggcatcaaaattaattttcaaCCAATGCAATAGTGGTGGTGTCCAACAACGATGATTCTTAGTAGAAGAAAGTGTACTAGTATGAATAGAGCTACTAGGTGTAATATGAATGCAAATATGATAAGTGTGACAGAAGTTATAAATTTGTCTAATGATAGACCCTGGTGCCTGCATTTTGTCTTCAAATACTTTCAAACATCTATTTTTCCAAATATGCCACATTGTGACCACTGCCAAGTTTAGAAGCTCCTTTCTTGTGATTGAAACTAGCTGATTTCTTTCTACCCAAGATTGTATCCATTTTTGTATATCTCCAAAACTGTTAGCCACCTGAAGAATAAATGAAGAAACACCAGACCATATAGCCTGAGCATATGGACATTGAAGTAGCAGGTGAGAAGAAGTTTCAATTGACTGAGCACACATATGACATAGAGGATTGTGAACTTTTGCTAGGCTCATGAATCTGGCAGCTACATGTGAGATGTCTTTGGG
The nucleotide sequence above comes from Papaver somniferum cultivar HN1 chromosome 8, ASM357369v1, whole genome shotgun sequence. Encoded proteins:
- the LOC113306142 gene encoding uncharacterized protein LOC113306142, whose product is MANLHQQAQQEVSTQQQQMWLILWHLGVLYKCQLFMWKIPKDISHVAARFMSLAKVHNPLCHMCAQSIETSSHLLLQCPYAQAIWSGVSSFILQVANSFGDIQKWIQSWVERNQLVSITRKELLNLAVVTMWHIWKNRCLKVFEDKMQAPGSIIRQIYNFCHTYHICIHITPSSSIHTSTLSSTKNHRCWTPPLLHWLKINFDASIIPGTNFYVLAFVVRNHLGEFMGAMAWTRRAREVDQAEVLALKKVAQWIKDKNLSKVMVEGDNKTIMEAMQYQKIENTRWED